One region of Cucurbita pepo subsp. pepo cultivar mu-cu-16 chromosome LG03, ASM280686v2, whole genome shotgun sequence genomic DNA includes:
- the LOC111789620 gene encoding probable xyloglucan galactosyltransferase GT12 yields the protein MKIIVPKCTNPISSVALISFILCSLFVFFDYSALYESRTKEATFLTNDFPNSSFISSSPNPCIDKKPTEEAIKALIPSSSIDQKPIETHNSSSSISRPARRSRKRAVHGRGRTRKAKAEDSSCQGKFIYIHNLPKKFNEDLVQNCKLPHMKWSEVCKFVWHNMGLGPEVQNNSLQDLTNRGWFYTSQFSLEVIFHHRMKQYKCLTKDSSKAAAIFVPFYAGLDVGPYLWGFNISVRDKGPIELAKWLSQRPEWKAMWGRDHFLIGGRIAWDYRRHDENDSDWGSKLMFLPELNNTTMLTIETAYWNNDIAIPYPTDFHPSRDSQIIDWQRKVTTQKRPFLFSFVGGTRPKQETSIRGELINQCKASKNCFFLACISGENKCSDPATVMNTFMSSVFCLQPPGDSFTRRSMFDAILAGCIPVLFHPGTAYGQYNWYFPKDHQRYSVFIPSNKIKAKEVNVSEVLERISSKKILEMREEVVKMIPRVIYADPRSRLEHFEDGFDVAVKRILERVKRVRKVIEEGKDPSVGFSDINLKKFEMVGFT from the coding sequence ATGAAGATCATAGTTCCAAAATGCACTAATCCAATCTCTTCTGTTGCACTAATCTCCTTCATTTTATGCTCTTTATTTGTCTTCTTTGATTACTCTGCCTTGtatgaatcaagaacaaagGAAGCCACCTTCTTAACCAATGACTTCCCTAATTCCTCATTCATTTCTTCATCACCCAACCCCTGCATTGATAAAAAACCAACAGAAGAAGCCATTAAAGCTCTGATTCCGAGCTCCTCAATTGACCAAAAACCAATAGAAACTCATAACAGCTCCTCTTCCATTTCACGTCCAGCCAGAAGATCAAGAAAAAGAGCTGTTCATGGCAGAGGAAGAACCAGAAAAGCCAAAGCAGAGGACTCATCATGCCAAGGGAAATTCATTTACATTCATAATCTTCCCAAGAAATTCAATGAAGATTTGGTACAGAACTGCAAATTACCTCATATGAAATGGTCTGAAGTTTGCAAATTTGTGTGGCATAACATGGGATTAGGCCCAGAAGTTCAGAACAATTCCCTGCAAGATTTGACTAACAGAGGCTGGTTTTACACCAGCCAATTCTCCTTGGAAGTCATTTTTCATCACAGAATGAAGCAATATAAGTGCTTAACAAAGGATTCCTCTAAAGCAGCAGCAATTTTTGTGCCATTCTATGCAGGCCTTGATGTTGGACCTTATCTATGGGGATTCAATATCTCTGTAAGGGACAAAGGGCCAATTGAATTGGCTAAATGGCTATCACAAAGACCAGAGTGGAAAGCCATGTGGGGCAGAGACCATTTCTTGATTGGAGGAAGAATCGCTTGGGATTATAGAAGACACGACGAAAATGACTCGGATTGGGGCTCAAAACTCATGTTTTTACCAGAACTCAACAACACGACGATGCTGACAATAGAAACAGCGTATTGGAACAATGATATAGCAATCCCATATCCCACTGATTTCCACCCTTCAAGGGACTCCCAAATCATAGACTGGCAGAGGAAGGTTACAACACAGAAAAGACCATTCCTTTTCTCCTTTGTCGGAGGAACAAGGCCAAAACAAGAAACCTCCATTAGAGGGGAGCTCATAAACCAGTGCAAAGCTTCAAAGAACTGCTTCTTTTTAGCCTGTATCTCTGGAGAGAATAAATGTAGTGACCCTGCTACAGTAATGAACACGTTTATGAGCTCTGTTTTCTGCTTGCAGCCACCAGGGGATTCCTTTACAAGAAGATCAATGTTTGATGCCATTTTAGCAGGGTGTATACCTGTTTTATTTCACCCAGGGACTGCTTATGGACAGTACAATTGGTACTTTCCAAAGGATCACCAGAGATACTCTGTTTTCATTCCTTCAAACAAGATCAAAGCAAAAGAGGTGAATGTTAGTGAGGTTTTGGAGAGAATTTCAAGCAAGAAAATCTTGGAGATGAGAGAAGAGGTGGTTAAAATGATTCCTAGGGTGATTTATGCAGACCCCAGATCGAGATTAGAGCATTTTGAGGATGGTTTTGATGTTGCAGTTAAAAGGATTCTTGAGAGAGTGAAGAGGGTAAGGAAGGTGATTGAGGAAGGTAAAGATCCTAGCGTTGGCTTTTCTGATATCAACttgaaaaagtttgaaatgGTTGGGTTTACATGA
- the LOC111789629 gene encoding nuclear transport factor 2B, with protein MDPDAVAKAFVDHYYSTFDANRAGLANLYQDTSMLTFEGQKIQGSPNIVAKLTSLPFQQCQHSVSTVDCQPSGPTGGMLVFVSGNLQLAGEQHALKFSQMFHLMPTPQGSFYVLNDIFRLNYA; from the exons ATGGATCCCGACGCGGTGGCTAAGGCATTCGTCGATCATTATTACTCTACCTTTGACGCCAATCGAGCTGGTCTTGCTAATCTCTACCAGGACACTTCTATGTTGACGTTTGAAGGTCAGAAGATCCAAGGCTCGCCGAATATTGTCGCCAAGCTTACTAGCCTCCCCTTCCAGCAGTGTCAGCACTCCGTTAGCACTGTCGATTGCCAGCCTTCCGGCCCCACTGGTGGCATGCTCGTCTTCGTCAGCGGCAATCTTCAACTCGCTGGTGAACAACATGCTCTCAAATTCAGTCAG ATGTTCCATTTGATGCCAACTCCACAGGGAAGCTTCTATGTGCTGAACGACATATTCCGATTGAACTATGCCTGA
- the LOC111789615 gene encoding protein MAK16 homolog A-like, translated as MQHDEVIWQVIRHNHCSFMAKISTGNFCRNPYNVTGICNRSSCPLANSRYATIRDHDGVFYLYMKTIERAHKPNELWERVKLPRNYEKALEIIDKHLMYWPKILVHKTKQRLTKMTQMRIRMRKLALKTREKIMTTPRKEIKREARREQKAEKAALLDKSIEKELLERLKKGVYGDIYNYPVEAYNEVLEMEELQAASEEEEEPEIEYVEGYEELEEEDMEDFGGLAIHNSEADEDSDGIDEDLEDIDVPHKRGRKDSTSLRKLEKDARAKLKKKARVIVEVEHEDADERQTTVH; from the exons ATGCAGCACGACGAAGTAATATGGCAGGTCATCCGCCACAATCACTGCAGCTTCATGGCCAA GATTTCAACTGGGAACTTCTGTAGAAACCCTTATAATGTTACTGGGATATGTAATCGGAGTTCATGTCCTCTGGCTAACAGTCGCTATGCTACTATTCGTGACCATGATG GGGTTTTCTATCTTTATATGAAAACAATTGAAAGAGCTCATAAGCCAAATGAGTTGTGGGAAAGAGTTAAGTTGCCAAGAAATTATGAGAAGGCACTGGAAATTATAGATAAACATCTG ATGTATTGGCCTAAGATACTTGTACACAAAACAAAGCAACGATTGACTAAAATGACCCAAATGCGGATACGAATGAGGAAGCTTGCTTTGAAAACAAG GGAGAAAATAATGACTACGCCCAGAAAAGAGATTAAAAGAGAAGCCAGGAGGGAGCAGAAGGCTGAGAAAGCAGCATTGTTGGATAAG AGCATTGAAAAGGAACTACTGGAACGCCTTAAGAAAGGAGTATATGGTGATATATACAACTATCCTGTCGAAGCATATAATGAAGTTCTTGAAATGGAAGAATTACAGGCTGCCAGTGAAGAGGAGGAG GAACCGGAAATAGAATATGTTGAAGGGTATGAagaattagaagaagaagatatggAGGATTTTGGCGGTCTTGCAATTCATAATTCAGAAGCAGATGAAGATAGTG ATGGAATAGATGAAGACCTTGAAGATATAGACGTTCCTCacaagagaggaagaaaggaCTCTACTTCTTTGAGGAAGCTGGAGAAAGATGCTCGTGCCAAACTGAAGAAGAAAGCGAGGGTTATAGTTGAG GTTGAGCATGAAGATGCCGATGAGCGCCAAACAACAGTCCACTAG
- the LOC111789624 gene encoding probable aldo-keto reductase 2, whose amino-acid sequence MASQVPRIKLGSQGLEVSAQGLGCMGMSAFYGPPKPDSDMIALIHHAVERGITHLDTSDVYGPFTNEILVGKALKGGVRDKVELATKFGISFADGKREIRGDPAYVRAACEASLKRLDVDCIDLYYQHRIDTRVPIEVTIGELKKLVEEGKLKYIGLSEASASTIRRAHAVHPITAVQLEWSLWSRDVEEEIIPTCRELGIGIVAYSPLGRGFFSSGPKLVEGLRNNDFRKHLPRFQGENLEHNRTVFEKVSAIAERKGCTSSQLALAWVHHQGNDVCPIPGTTKIENLNQNIGALSVKLTPEELAELEGLASADAVKGDRYSSSLATWKDSETPPFSSWKASI is encoded by the exons ATGGCTTCTCAAGTTCCTAGAATCAAGCTCGGATCTCAAGGCCTCGAAGTGTCCGCACAGGGCCTCGGCTGCATGGGCATGTCCGCCTTCTACGGCCCCCCCAAGCCTGATTCCGACATGATTGCTTTAATCCACCATGCCGTCGAACGCGGCATCACTCACCTCGATACTTCCGACGTCTATGGCCCATTCACCAACGAAATCCTCGTTGGAAAGGCTCTTAAGGGCGGCGTCAGAGATAAGGTTGAATTGGCCACCAAATTCGGTATTAGTTTTGCTGATGGCAAGAGGGAGATACGCGGAGATCCGGCCTATGTAAGAGCCGCTTGCGAGGCCAGTTTGAAGCGCCTCGATGTCGATTGCATCGATCTCTATTACCAGCATCGGATTGACACGAGGGTTCCGATTGAAGTCACG ATTGGAGAACTTAAGAAATTGGTGGAAGAAGGTAAACTGAAATACATAGGTTTATCTGAGGCTTCAGCTTCCACAATCAGAAGGGCACATGCTGTTCATCCAATAACAGCTGTGCAGCTTGAGTGGTCTTTGTGGTCAAGAGATGTTGAAGAAGAGATCATTCCTACTTGCAG GGAACTTGGCATTGGAATTGTGGCATACAGCCCTCTTGGACGAGGTTTCTTCTCATCTGGGCCCAAGCTTGTTGAAGGTCTCCGAAATAATGATTTCCGGAAG CATTTGCCACGGTTCCAAGGCGAAAATCTCGAGCACAATAGAACTGTATTTGAGAAGGTTAGCGCAATAGCAGAAAGAAAAGGGTGCACCTCATCGCAGCTGGCTCTGGCCTGGGTTCACCACCAAGGGAACGATGTGTGTCCAATTCCCGGAACAACTAAGATTGAAAATCTCAACCAGAACATTGGAGCTTTATCCGTTAAACTCACACCTGAAGAACTGGCCGAGCTCGAAGGCCTTGCTTCAGCTGATGCAGTCAAAGGCGATCGATATTCAAGCTCCCTGGCGACATGGAAGGACTCTGAGACACCACCCTTCTCTTCATGGAAAGCCTCTATCTAA
- the LOC111789626 gene encoding uncharacterized protein LOC111789626, with protein MEKRGRKAENKIGKENQRMAEAAAEEMELISLAIRRLMEENTNRTASHRSYGGDDLQFLSRLLSQVESTREQGRRKHSQQDDKIIQKNVTEKEIVKEIKEVKRQNFITHCLVSATVVLTVAWQVSEVSFILKLRDGLSNPFKNLARILKRNTTSAIQHKIEATELPALPHVNLPDFHLNDHKIQ; from the exons atggagaagagagggaggaaagcagaaaataaaattggtaaAGAAAACCAGAGGATGGCGGAAGCCGCGGCGGAGGAGATGGAGCTCATCAGCCTTGCGATTCGAAGGTTGATGGAAGAGAACACTAACAGAACCGCCTCTCACCGGAGCTACGGCGGCGACGATCTGCAATTCCTTTCCCGATTACTCTCTCAG GTGGAATCAACCAGAGAACAGGGGCGGCGCAAGCACTCCCAACAGgatgataaaataattcagAAAAACGTAACAGAGAAGGagatagtgaaagagataaaAGAAGTGAAGAGGCAGAATTTCATAACTCACTGCCTTGTTTCCGCCACGGTTGTCCTCACCGTTGCTTGGCAAGTTTCTGAGGTGTCCTTTATTTTGAAGCTCAGAGATGGGTTGAGTAACCCATTCAAGAACCTAGCTAGAATTCTGAAAAGAAACACAACTTCAGCAATACAACATAAGATTGAAGCTACTGAATTGCCTGCCTTACCTCATGTGAACCTACCAGATTTTCACTTGAATGACCACAAAATCCAGTAG
- the LOC111791162 gene encoding uncharacterized protein LOC111791162 — protein sequence MEIKHKGKVHPSPSSSPPSSSSSVFKLLPAAILALVAVLSLDEREVLAYMIARSIQSSAVTSTHDSRKKSAKKASISGGNSNVSTGYHKTPMFSCDCFYCYTAYWCRWDSSPNRELIHQAIEAFEDHLTSGEKPKKNTGKGKRRDRIGRQATDKSLPVVQRPPPMADECVVVPLSPERQSAAASVLEETKGSPVKEVGESGPGKEVDGDHQKGLATKVLPDVLGFFNSRLWSLWSLWSPNL from the coding sequence ATGGAGATTAAGCACAAAGGTAAAGTGCACCCATCGCCGTCGTCATCGCCGCCCTCATCTTCCTCCTCTGTCTTCAAGCTTCTTCCGGCCGCCATTTTAGCACTAGTTGCAGTTCTTTCTCTCGATGAGCGTGAAGTCTTGGCCTACATGATCGCGAGGTCTATTCAATCCTCTGCAGTCACCTCCACTCACGATTCCAGGAAGAAATCGGCTAAAAAAGCTTCGATCAGTGGCGGAAACAGTAATGTTAGTACTGGTTATCATAAAACTCCTATGTTTAGTTGCGATTGCTTCTACTGCTACACTGCCTACTGGTGCCGCTGGGACTCCTCTCCTAATCGCGAACTAATCCACCAGGCGATCGAGGCGTTTGAAGATCATTTAACCAGCGGCGAGAAGCCGAAGAAGAACACTGGAAAAGGAAAGAGGAGAGATAGAATCGGCCGTCAAGCTACTGACAAATCTCTGCCTGTTGTTCAACGTCCACCGCCGATGGCCGATGAGTGCGTCGTCGTTCCGCTATCGCCGGAACGTCAATCAGCGGCGGCGTCTGTGTTGGAGGAGACAAAAGGAAGTCCGGTGAAGGAAGTTGGAGAGAGCGGTCCGGGAAAGGAAGTGGACGGCGATCACCAGAAGGGTTTGGCGACGAAGGTACTTCCGGACGTGTTAGGGTTTTTCAATTCTCGTTTGTGGAGTCTGTGGAGTCTGTGGAGTCCGaatctttaa
- the LOC111791523 gene encoding uncharacterized protein LOC111791523 isoform X1: MGKLLCDSTTAVAESFPTTSPAVNWRDQNSSPGIDTNGALDLLDQSTAVVATAWDDVLGLEDQQRRQLQKLHAKGVLWKHPKEDSADSSSVPLRSAVFRLSHGGEVSSDGNCLFTASHKAMSMAREVDARELRRRSVRRFSEDFGSARLEEREVINDAIRHLYSPDLKNGWGIHVVQEVKFLAKKEDRPALDGAIDELVQLGMQRETAAESIYKERCIPINDGASWAKYMSISGSNDDEYDIVTLQYTEDGLLSVDENREGHAAAFGDDIAIECLATEFKREIYVVQAHGSDAMVDEENCVFFLPHRPRSEICEVPFFLFMKGTGWCGAGADHYEPLIANCSSFVSQEKVAMGIIWLAIKMGEIKIWVALLSIFLWGGREIFFLSD, from the exons ATGGGGAAGCTACTTTGTGATTCCACCACGGCTGTAGCCGAATCGTTTCCGACCACCTCACCGGCCGTTAATTGGCGGGACCAGAACTCTTCCCCTGGTATAGATACTAATGGAGCTCTAGATCTTCTGGACCAGTCGACGGCCGTTGTGGCCACTGCTTGGGATGATGTTCTTGGCCTTGAAGACCAGCAGAGGCGGCAGCTTCAGAAACTTCATGCTAAGGGCGTTCTCTGGAAGCATCCGAAGGAGGATAGTGCTGATTCCTCCTCTGTGCCGTTGAGATCTGCGGTGTTTCGCCTCTCGCATGGTGGTGAGGTGTCTTCTGATGGAAACTGCTTGTTTACGGCTTCTCATAAAGCTATGAGTATGGCGCGTGAGGTCGACGCTCGGGAGCTCCGGCGGCGGTCGGTGAGGCGATTCTCGGAGGATTTCGGATCTGCGAGATTGGAGGAGAGAGAGGTGATTAATGACGCGATTCGGCACCTCTACTCTCCCGATCTGAAAAATGGATGGGGAATCCATGTGGTTCAAGAGGTCAAATTCTTGGCCAAGAAAGAGGATCGGCCGGCATTGGACGGAGCTATCGATGAGCTCGTTCAACTCGGCATGCAGAG AGAAACGGCGGCGGAGTCGATTTACAAAGAAAGATGTATTCCGATTAACGACGGTGCGAGTTGGGCGAAATACATGTCAATTTCCGGGTCCAATGATGACGAATACGATATTGTTACTCTGCAATACACAGAGGACGGATTGTTATCTGTGGACGAGAACAGAGAGGGCCACGCCGCAGCCTTTGGGGATGACATAGCGATTGAATGTCTCGCAACAGAGTTCAAGCGTGAGATATACGTT GTGCAAGCACATGGATCCGACGCGATGGTTGATGAAGAAAATTGTGTATTCTTTCTTCCACACCGTCCCAGGAGTGAAATTTGCGAagttcctttctttcttttcatgaaAGGAACAG GTTGGTGTGGCGCGGGAGCTGACCATTACGAACCTCTCATCGCCAACTGCTCTTCGTTTGTTTCACAGGAGAAAGTGGCAATG gGTATTATTTGGCTTGCAATCAAGATGGGAGAAATCAAAATCTGGGTTGCATtgctttccatttttctttgggggggtagagagattttttttttgtctgacTAA
- the LOC111791523 gene encoding uncharacterized protein LOC111791523 isoform X2: MGKLLCDSTTAVAESFPTTSPAVNWRDQNSSPGIDTNGALDLLDQSTAVVATAWDDVLGLEDQQRRQLQKLHAKGVLWKHPKEDSADSSSVPLRSAVFRLSHGGEVSSDGNCLFTASHKAMSMAREVDARELRRRSVRRFSEDFGSARLEEREVINDAIRHLYSPDLKNGWGIHVVQEVKFLAKKEDRPALDGAIDELVQLGMQRETAAESIYKERCIPINDGASWAKYMSISGSNDDEYDIVTLQYTEDGLLSVDENREGHAAAFGDDIAIECLATEFKREIYVVQAHGSDAMVDEENCVFFLPHRPRSEICEVPFFLFMKGTGWCGAGADHYEPLIANCSSFVSQEKVAMVL; encoded by the exons ATGGGGAAGCTACTTTGTGATTCCACCACGGCTGTAGCCGAATCGTTTCCGACCACCTCACCGGCCGTTAATTGGCGGGACCAGAACTCTTCCCCTGGTATAGATACTAATGGAGCTCTAGATCTTCTGGACCAGTCGACGGCCGTTGTGGCCACTGCTTGGGATGATGTTCTTGGCCTTGAAGACCAGCAGAGGCGGCAGCTTCAGAAACTTCATGCTAAGGGCGTTCTCTGGAAGCATCCGAAGGAGGATAGTGCTGATTCCTCCTCTGTGCCGTTGAGATCTGCGGTGTTTCGCCTCTCGCATGGTGGTGAGGTGTCTTCTGATGGAAACTGCTTGTTTACGGCTTCTCATAAAGCTATGAGTATGGCGCGTGAGGTCGACGCTCGGGAGCTCCGGCGGCGGTCGGTGAGGCGATTCTCGGAGGATTTCGGATCTGCGAGATTGGAGGAGAGAGAGGTGATTAATGACGCGATTCGGCACCTCTACTCTCCCGATCTGAAAAATGGATGGGGAATCCATGTGGTTCAAGAGGTCAAATTCTTGGCCAAGAAAGAGGATCGGCCGGCATTGGACGGAGCTATCGATGAGCTCGTTCAACTCGGCATGCAGAG AGAAACGGCGGCGGAGTCGATTTACAAAGAAAGATGTATTCCGATTAACGACGGTGCGAGTTGGGCGAAATACATGTCAATTTCCGGGTCCAATGATGACGAATACGATATTGTTACTCTGCAATACACAGAGGACGGATTGTTATCTGTGGACGAGAACAGAGAGGGCCACGCCGCAGCCTTTGGGGATGACATAGCGATTGAATGTCTCGCAACAGAGTTCAAGCGTGAGATATACGTT GTGCAAGCACATGGATCCGACGCGATGGTTGATGAAGAAAATTGTGTATTCTTTCTTCCACACCGTCCCAGGAGTGAAATTTGCGAagttcctttctttcttttcatgaaAGGAACAG GTTGGTGTGGCGCGGGAGCTGACCATTACGAACCTCTCATCGCCAACTGCTCTTCGTTTGTTTCACAGGAGAAAGTGGCAATGGTACTTTGA